One genomic segment of bacterium includes these proteins:
- a CDS encoding DUF4382 domain-containing protein: protein MKTLAIFAILSSIMIWTGCSDESTTVDPVTQNGRLKMYLVDSPAALDSVIICVTRVEVHRAGSDSTSGWIVINDSTRYFDLLQLTNGASAVLGDSSLPAGQYTQIRLFIGDGSYVIDQGIKHDLEVPSGSQSGLKLIHQFTIEAGKLYELLLDFNVEKSIVITGNGQYKLKPTIRVIPIVISGSISGLVLPLDAQPTIWTVYGTDTITTYTDLQGHFKLMGLLQGLYDVNIIPLDTMVYRDTVITGVQVIANQETDIDTVTLLPK, encoded by the coding sequence ATGAAAACATTAGCAATTTTTGCAATATTATCGAGTATTATGATCTGGACGGGTTGTTCAGATGAATCGACAACCGTCGATCCTGTCACACAAAACGGTCGTCTCAAGATGTATTTGGTTGATTCCCCGGCTGCACTTGATTCTGTGATTATTTGCGTGACCAGAGTTGAAGTACATCGGGCTGGCAGTGATTCAACAAGCGGTTGGATTGTTATTAATGACTCCACCAGATATTTCGATTTATTACAGCTAACCAATGGTGCTTCAGCAGTATTAGGAGATAGTTCATTACCTGCGGGTCAATACACACAAATCAGGCTTTTTATTGGTGACGGAAGTTATGTAATCGATCAAGGAATTAAGCACGACCTTGAAGTACCGAGTGGATCGCAATCAGGATTAAAATTAATTCATCAGTTTACAATTGAAGCAGGCAAGTTATATGAACTGCTTCTTGATTTTAATGTTGAGAAATCAATTGTAATCACTGGCAACGGCCAGTATAAACTAAAACCAACTATAAGAGTAATTCCTATTGTTATTTCTGGTAGTATTTCCGGCTTGGTTCTACCTTTAGATGCTCAACCGACGATCTGGACTGTCTACGGAACAGACACGATCACAACTTATACCGATTTACAAGGCCACTTTAAATTAATGGGACTGTTACAAGGTTTGTACGATGTTAATATTATTCCACTGGATACTATGGTTTACAGAGATACTGTAATTACCGGCGTTCAGGTGATTGCAAATCAGGAGACTGACATTGATACTGTGACTCTCCTGCCTAAATGA